aggagaggagacgTTGGGAGGAGTTTTTGAGCGAAAGGTTGTAACAagatgttgttgttgctgctgttgTAGTAAGAGTTTGGCGATGAAGAAGACAAGCCGAGGAATGTCTTGAGGCGCGTGGTGTTCACGACGGAGTTGTTGTTGAATAGCGGCGGAGATGGGATCCCTGTGAACTCTTGAACCATCGCTCGGAAATTCGAAGTATCCGTCTTTAGAACCGTCGTTGGTGCTCGCCTTGATGCTCGAGATCTTTTCTTGGTTTTCTTGGTTACTCCTACGTTGTTAGGAGGAACTGATGACGTGGTGGTGAAGGTTCGGAGTTCAGGTTGAGTAACCGGGTCGGATTGTTGGTTTACGGGCAAGAAGGTACCGTTGCTGTTACTATTGAAGTAATTTTGTTGTAATAGAGAGTTGTTGTGGTCGAAGTGAAGGGGGTTGATGTGGTTTTGTTGTGGCCGAGGTAAAGATACCACGTGGTGGTTGTGGTGGTCGAAGAAGGCTGAGATGGATTGATCACCGGCGCGAGAATCGtattcttctcctcctcctcctcctccgcttGAAGATTGCATGCTACTACTATTACCAGACTCCATCTTCTTCTGGCcaaacaaaaattacaaaactCTTTAGGTATGAATTTAGTGAGAGAAAACGTAAGAAGTGATTCCGATGAGAATAGATACTCGAGTTAGGACATTTGGTTTGacacttgaaaaaaaaaagacatttggTTTGACACGATTTTTTAATCattgtattttgtttttctgtGGGAGATATATAGGGAAGGTGAAATCGTATTAAGTGGTTCCACCACCACCATCCACTATTGTCTactctatatattatatacatgtaTCTAAGGTTTGGTTTCtattaaattatacattttGGTGATAGTCAAATTTAGTTTGATTGTAGATTTCCTGGTTTCGATCACGATGGTATTCAACTTATCTtcaatattcatttttttgtagAACAAAGCTTCTATATCTTGCTATTTACCTTTCTTTGTTATTTGTGGGTATGTATACATGAAAGTAAAAGTTATAAAAGTAAACAGTCAtctaataagatttttaaatatgtaaactgCAATTTTTTTGCTCCCATTGTTCTTTGCAATATATTTACAAcattaatatgaaaaaaatattatgaggTTAGGGAAACAGTGATTAAAAGCATATGGGCTGTTCAATTTATTATCTGCTAATCTATTACATGATGTCATAATTAGGTCAGTTAGCTTGGACCAGATTCAAGAATAGGTAATTAGATGTCATCCTATAACTAGAATAATACtatttgttagaaaaaaaaactaaaataatactatttgatacttttcaaattttcattGAGCAGTTGCAACATTAGATAAAAAACAAAGGTGAATAAACATGTACGTGACCATtgctatttatttgttttctccTGATTTCTTTGCAAATTacatatattgatatatagAATAATGGTTTGTGTAGATTTGGATGGACGCAGAGTTTGGTCAGAAAATAAGAATCATCTttcgtgttgttttaaaatttctaactacattctacatttatattaatatatgttaaactttctTATCTGGTACGTGGatatcgttctaatttttttatctattaaattaataaaattttatatactcactaaatcagtggactaacaactataaaattgttattctcCAGAGAAACGAAGAtaacaaatgttccaaacctctttgaccatcatcgtAAGTTAGtgcagaatgcaactatgcattaaattaatattgtcatatttttgaatttttcttaaaatctatatgttaaacCCTCAcgaaaatatagagtttttcgtcaaatgatctatatactgaagcctatactCCTTGGAGctgtttcaaaaattttaatcacattaaatttctattaatgtatgttaaattcCCTTTCATAAttcatggacatcgttctaattttttatcaattaatttagtaaaactccctaaatcagtgaactaaccactataaaattgttatactctagagaaacagagtacatttgtattaattatgttaAACCTCTTTGGCCATCATCATATAATAGTACataatgcaactatgcattaaaacaatatttttatattttaaattttttttttaaatctttgtgttaatccctacgaaaatattgagttttttcgaGAAATGCTCTATATTCTGAAGTATATCCTCTtcactgttgttttaaaatttctaaacatattctacatttgtattaatgtatgttaaactctctatcatggtacatgagcaacattctaatttttttatcaattcatttataaaaacttCATGCACTCACTAAATCAATggaataacaactataaaatcactattctcttgagaaacggagacaagagaggtttcaaacatctttgaccatcatcatatgttagtgcacgatgcaactatgcattaaaacaatattttcatattttaagaatatttctcaaaatctatatgtaaaccccctacgaaaataatgagtttttcgataaatgctctatattctgAAGCCTATACTTttcaatgttgttttaaaatttctaaacacattctaaatttatcttaatgtatgttaaactatctttcatggtacatgagcagcattctaattttttatcattaaatttattaaaacttcacaCATTCATTAAATTAGTGGACTTACCACTATAAAATATCTATGAAACCGAGACAAGAGAGGTATCAAACAACTTTGACCATCATCGTATGTTATTGaaagatgcaattatgcattaaaacaattcatatttttcaaattttctcaaaatctatgtataacccctacgaaaatattgagttttttggtaaatgatatatattcTGAAGCATATACTCTtcagtgttgtttaaaaatttttaatcacattctaaatttgtattaattatgttaaactctctttcatggtacatgagtaccgttctaatttttttatcaataaattttgtaaaacttcatacactcaataaattagtggactaaccactataaaatcgctatgaaacatagacaacaaatgtttcaaatttctttgaccatcattatattatatttcaggatgcaactatgcattgaaacaatattatcatactttttaatttttctcaaaatctatgtgtacccctacgaaaatattaagtttttcgttaaatactcAATATTCTGAAGCCTACACTcttcagtattttttttaagtttctaaCCAcgtcctatatttttattaatgaatcttaaactctctttcatgatagaTAGGtaacattctatttttttatcaattaatttaggaaAACTTCATACACTCATTAAATCAGTagactaaacactataaaatcattattctatagagaaatggagataacaaaggttccaaacctctttggaCATCATTgtatgttagttcaggatgcaactatgcattaaaacaatatttttatactttttatttttttctaaaaatctatgtgttagaTCCTACGAATTTATTGAGTTTtaggtaaatgctttatatttTGAAGGCTATACTCTTCagtgtcgttttaaaaattctaaccacattctaaatttatattaatttaggttaaactctctttcatgatacatgggtAACATTCTGattctttatcaattaatttagtaaaatttcatacaCTCactaaattggtagactaaccaatataaaattgatgttttctggagaaacggagacaacaaaggtcacaaacctctttgaccatcatcatataataGTACATGAGgcatatgcattaaaacaatattttttattttttatatttttttcaaaatctatgtgttaacccctttgaaaatattgagttttcgagAAATGCTTTATATTCTGAAGTTTATCCTCTtcactgttgttttaaaatttctaaacacattctacatttgtattaatgtatgtcaAACTacctttcatggtacatgagcaacattctaatttttttatcaattaatttataaaaccttCATGCACTCACTAAATCAGTggaataatcactataaaatcgctattctttagagaaacagagacaacaaaaatcACAAATCTTTTTGACCATCATAATATAATAGTACAGGATGAAACtacgcattaaaacaatattttcatattttttgaatttttctcaaaatctatatgttaaccctttcgaaaatattgagtttttcgagaAATGCTCTATGTTCTGAAGAATGTCATCTTCactgttgtttaaaaatttctaaacacattcaacatttgaattaatatatgttaaactatcttttatggtacatgagcaacgttctaatttttttatcaattaatttataataacttCATGCACTCACTAAATCAGTggaataatcactataaaatcactattctatTGAGAAAAGAATTCAAGAGAGGTTTCAAAcatctttgatcatcatcatatgttagtgcaggataaaactatgtattaaaacaatatttttgtatttttgaatatttctcaaaatctatttgcaacccttacgaaaatattgagtttttcggtaaatgttttatattctaaagcATATACTCTTcactattgttttaaaatttctaatcacattctaaatttttattagttatgttaaactctctttcatggtacatgggtaccgttctaatttttttatcaattaatttagtaaaacttcatacacataataaattagtggactaaccactataataTTGCTatgaaacggagacaacaaaagtttcaaacttctttgaccatcattATATGATAttgcaggatgaaactatgcattaaaataatattttcatatttttattttttctcaaaatctatgtgtaaatccctacgaaaatattgagtttttcgttaAATGCTCTATTTTCTAAAGCCTACACTCTtccgtattttttttttaagtttctaaccacattctacatttttattaattaatattaaactctctttcatgatagaTGGGtaacattctaaattttttatcaattaacatAGTAAAAGTTCAGACACTCATTAAATTAGTGggctaaccactataaattcattattctctagagaaatagatataacaaaggtttcaaacctctttggaCATCATTGTATGTTAGttcaagatgcaactatgcattaaaaaaatattttcatattttttttttctaaaaatatatgtgttaaacactacaaatatattgagtttttgataaatgctctatattttgaagtttatacTTTTCAGTGTCGTTTTAAtaattctaaccacattctaaatttataataatttaggtTAAACTCTccttcatggtacatgggtaacattctaatttttttatcaattaatttagtaaaacttcatacaCTCAATAAATTAGTAgactaagcactataaaatcgctatgaaacagagacaacaaatgtttcaaacttctttgaccatcattATACGATAttgcaggatgaaactatgcattaaaataatattttcatattttttaatttttcttaaaatatatgtgTAAACCCCGacgaaaaatattgtttttcatTAAATGCTCAATATTCTGAAGCCTACACTCTTCagtgtttttatttaagtttttaaccacattctacatttttattaatgaatcTTAAACTCTCTTTGAGGATAGATATGTAacattctaatttttatcaattaatttagaaaaacttcataCACTCATTAAATGAGTagactaaacactataaaatcagtattctctagagaaatggaaataacaaaggtttcaaacctctttggaCATCATTgtatgttagttcaggatgcaaatatgcattaaaacaatattttcatattttttattttttttctaaaaatctatgtgtaaaaCTCTACGAATTTAttgtgtttttggtaaatgttctatattttGAAGTCTATACTCTTCAGTGTCCGGCCGATGGGACCTGTACGCCAAGATTGTGTAGACCTCAGGGTCTCTTCCCTGATGAAAGAGGAATCCTGCGAATGGGACCTGCAGAAAATACGTGTGCTTCTCCCGGATTATGAAGAGGTGATTCAACGACTAAAACCAAGTCAAGCGGGGGCTCCAGATAAAATGGCTTAGCTAGGAACACGTACGGGAGAGTACTCAGTTAAGTCTGGTTATTATGCAGCTGTAGACAGGAACCAAAACAGAGACGAGCTAGTTCCTGGTACAAATTTTGACTGGAAAAAGAACGTTTGGAACCTAGATGTTGCCCCAAAAGTCAAGATGTTTGCTTGGAAGCTACTGAAGAAAGCTTTGCCGGTGGGAGAGCGGTTACTTGAGAGACATATACCAGTGGACCCTCTCTGCAAACGGTGTGGAGGACTTGAATCTATCACTCATCTATTTTTGCACTGTCCTTTCGCGCAACAGGCTTGGAGTATAGCGCCTTTTGTGACGACACTGGAGAGTAGCGGAATGGTAGATTTAGCTGAGAACTGGACATCAATTCGTACCAGAACTTGCCTTCCCCTGTCGGGAGTAACAAGTGAGACCCTTGGCCTCTGGATCATTTGGAATCTGTGGAAAGCGCGAAACAAATTCGTGTTTGAAGGTGATTCGGGTACGCCGGAGGATACGGTCTTGATAGCGATCGCATTGGCGCGAGAATGGGGATCGAGACTAAAGGAGGATCCAGCTCCCTCGATTGCTCGAAACCAGAGGAACCAGAAGAAACAGAGCCCTCCCGGAACGATAGTCATCAGATCGGACGCGGCTTGGAATCTTGGAGGCTCTTCAGCGGGTTTGGGATGGGTCATCCATTTGCCTACAAACATGAAGCTGTTCAAGTCAACCGAGGACTATGTAAGCTCCCCTCTTATGGCAGAAGCCCTAGCGCTGTTAGCAGCTATTAAAGAAGGAGCCCACGAAGAACTGAAGTGTGTA
The Brassica napus cultivar Da-Ae chromosome A1, Da-Ae, whole genome shotgun sequence DNA segment above includes these coding regions:
- the BNAA01G05730D gene encoding uncharacterized protein BNAA01G05730D, which produces MESGNSSSMQSSSGGGGGGEEYDSRAGDQSISAFFDHHNHHVVSLPRPQQNHINPLHFDHNNSLLQQNYFNSNSNGTFLPVNQQSDPVTQPELRTFTTTSSVPPNNVGVTKKTKKRSRASRRAPTTVLKTDTSNFRAMVQEFTGIPSPPLFNNNSVVNTTRLKTFLGLSSSSPNSYYNSSNNNILLQPFAQKLLPTSPLLSGSQIQQYQNPNNSFEDMNLQSLLQTQISNPRSNIQFGLGMLQSQSITPQTTTTVANGNKTTGENGGYGVSDHDHNNDNTWLCSSSDQRT